The proteins below are encoded in one region of Triticum aestivum cultivar Chinese Spring chromosome 1B, IWGSC CS RefSeq v2.1, whole genome shotgun sequence:
- the LOC123102572 gene encoding uncharacterized protein isoform X3 has protein sequence MKLLCLMILQKMVLILCVSPDLSRDEGEFDKALLKFYLNQKVKCLKRKLSSASRRNVRQKQSTYFPTCSTFTRYSGKFFSGVVAGMCPRYQNVIQTYGMGYLLNFVRTEVPLRLVKWLASRFDVPSSEFQFERKFIPMTKYDIHNILDLPVDGEPLVSDPESGRDFILSHFNVSSIPPVSFFANKLKSTEVELSDEDIFICFMIVALSSFLCPNSSLSPSPKYLHIFRDCSSLCNYDLSGYVYEWLLSSIKKFKNSTKVASKRSVTFGGCHYAFVVCYLDQLNFGLHSVPDVKPWILAWRGNKVKQFSELDRNNSRSYGKRPLKRLFAPVNPQKSIEKSSASKDGDVPLCSDMLFEMNVQKSFGARFGFEAAQVVINLVQSRNKDKPKLFVEWSQSLVIDVLECLSLSTLNAKSVPIPKVYSSEGHSLNKFSFGAKSVSIQSFIGERKCETVVEKSSPEVQQQIPNLNEASPFVSGVVSVGGFHNPVVLSSSSRAPKVCDEGVVNEANVEAAIPVADLSSIKSPSHSIGLSFSFLLFKFLYSSFSFLFVSCLFFSSPVLVSSLFVGISPSTTRCAIPVVGSTLEPSAGLIKKCEPKSDDNGFQRPTFAQLNRTLSVQSNGDVTNGEPNDKEVDNSFGEPSPLVPIRLSQRFHNALGDVECSQYVVERFMNSLDPRNYEDCVEMAALPNFKVSKSTHCSSHPTNEVKELQDDIQIVGTSSFAARCQQLSRSNDVAYNKLKNFTAPQSTSCNPRKQQAISSPEVEILSSGSAPRPPSAAPVPKAHAQSSIVLSGSSHGHVPRRMIVPGRYTSDPYVAQGNKFPVANQERRHHLAMVEIGTHETWCKFEAIRYDRAYCSYRNLATLKSKEDVDNFLILCVCRYLFKQSHPSASKKHFFFSYIGETILSGVNIEIVANAFHGANSAFAMWRSNLLFFLLLGISTGLLSLFA, from the exons ATGAAGCTTTTGTGCCTAATGATTTTGCAGAAGATGGTTCTCATCCTGTGTGTGTCTCCG GATCTATCTCGAGATGAAGGAGAGTTCGACAAGGCTCTTTTGAAGTTCTATCTCAATCAA AAAGTAAAATGCTTAAAGAGGAAACTATCATCTGCTTCTAGGAGGAATGTG AGGCAGAAACAATCTACTTATTTCCCCACTTGTTCCACTTTCACTAGATATTCTGGGAAGTTCTTCTCTGGTGTTGTTGCTGGAATGTGTCCTAGGTATCAGAATGTCATCCAGACATATGGCATGGGCTATCTCTTAAACTTTGTTAGGACCGAGGTCCCCCTTAGGCTAGTGAAGTGGCTTGCTAGTAGGTTTGATGTCCCTTCATCTGAATTCCAGTTCGAAAGGAAATTTATCCCAATGACCAAGTATGATATCCACAATATCCTTGACCTCCCAGTAGATGGTGAGCCACTTGTGTCTGATCCTGAGTCTGGACGTGATTTTATCCTGTCTCACTTCAATGTTTCTAGTATTCCTCCTGTCTCTTTCTTCGCCAACAAGCTTAAATCCACCGAAGTCGAGTTGTCTGATGAAGACATTTTCATTTGCTTCATGATTGTTGCGTTGTCCTCATTCCTTTGTCCCAACTCTAGCCTCAGTCCTAGCCCGAAGTACCTGCATATTTTCAGGGATTGTTCTTCTCTGTGCAACTATGATTTGTCCGGATATGTTTATGAGTGGTTGTTGAGCAGCATCAAAAAGTTCAAGAATTCCACTAAAGTTGCTTCTAAAAGATCAGTGACGTTTGGTGGTTGTCACTATGCTTTTGTT GTTTGTTACCTTGACCAACTTAATTTCGGTCTCCATTCTGTCCCTGATGTCAAGCCCTGGATTCTAGCATGGAGAGGTAACAAAGTTAAGCAATTTTCAGAGCTTGACAGAAACAATAGCCGCTCTTATGGCAAGAGGCCTCTAAAGCGGTTGTTTGCTCCAGTTAATCCGCAG AAGTCTATCGAGAAATCTTCAGCAAGCAAAGATGGTGATGTTCCCCTTTGTAGTGACATGCTTTTTGAAATGAATGTGCAGAAATCCTTCGGTGCTCGTTTTGGGTTTGAG GCTGCTCAAGTAGTCATAAACCTTGTTCAATCTAGGAACAAAGACAAGCCCAAGCTATTTGTAGAATGGTCACAGTCCCTTGTAATTGACGTTCTAGAATGCTTATCACTCTCTACTCTAAATGCCAAATCTGTCCCGATACCTAAAGTTTATTCAAGTGAGGGTCATTCTCTCAACAAGTTCTCTTTTG GCGCCAAGTCTGTCTCTATTCAATCTTTCATTGGTGAGAGGAAGTGTGAGACTGTTGTTGAGAAATCATCTCCTGAAGTCCAGCAGCAAATCCCCAATTTGAATGAAGCTTCTCCTTTTGTTTCTGGTGTTGTTAGTGTTGGGGGTTTTCACAACCCAGTAGTTTTATCTAGTTCATCTCGAGCTCCTAAAGTGTGTGATGAG gGCGTGGTAAATGAGGCAAATGTTGAAGCTGCAATTCCAGTGGCGGATTTATCTTCTATAAAAAGTCCTTCTCATTCTATAGGTCTGAGCTTTTCTTTTCTCTTATTTAAATTCTTGTATTCttcattttcctttttatttgtgtcttgtttatttttttcttcaCCTGTGCTTGTATCTTCTCTTTTTGTAGGTATATCCCCTTCAACGACGCGGTGTGCAATTCCTGTTGTTGGTTCTACTTTGGAGCCCTCAG CTGGTCTTATTAAGAAATGCGAACCCAAGTCCGATGATAATGGTTTCCAAAGACCCACTTTTGCTCAGTTAAATCGCACTCTTAGTGTTCAATCTAATGGCGATGTTACCAATGGTGAGCCCAATGATAAAGAGGTCGATAATTCTTTTGGAGAACCGTCCCCTCTGGTTCCTATTCGCTTGTCGCAGCGTTTCCATAATGCG CTAGGTGATGTTGAGTGCTCTCAGTATGTTGTTGAAAGATTTATGAATTCGCTGGATCCCCGAAATTATGAG GATTGCGTTGAAATGGCCGCTTTGCCTAATTTTAAAGTTTCCAAGTCAACTCACTGCTCAAGCCACCCTACTAATGAG GTTAAAGAGCTACAAGACGACATTCAAATTGTAGGCACTTCTAGTTTTGCTGCTAGGTGTCAACAGCTCTCAAGATCTAATGATGTTGCTTACAACAAGCTCAAGAACTTTACAGCACCTCAATCAACTAGTTGTAATCCTAGGAAGCAACAA GCTATTTCTAGCCCAGAAGTAGAGATCTTGTCATCCGGGAGTGCCCCTAGACCTCCTTCAGCTGCTCCTGTTCCTAAAGCTCATGCACAATCTTCCATTGTTCTTAGTGGTTCATCTCACGGTCATGTACCTCGGAGGATGATTGTTCCTGGCAGATATACCTCAGATCCATATGTTGCTCAGGGTAATAAGTTTCCTGTTGCTAATCAAGAAAGGCGTCACCACCTTGCAATGGTGGAAATAGGAACGCATGAAACTTGGTGCAA GTTTGAAGCAATTCGATATGACCGAGCTTACTGTAGCTACCGAAATCTTGCAACTTTGAAGTCCAAAGAAGATGTGGATAATTTCTTGATTCTGTGTGTCTGTCGTTATCTTTTCAAACAATCTCATCCATCAGCTTCAAAGAAGCACTTCTTTTTCTCTTACATTGGG GAAACCATTTTGAGTGGTGTTAATATTGAGATTGTAGCTAATGCATTTCATGGTGCAAATAGTGCTTTTGCAATGTGGAGAAGTAATCTG CTTTTTTTCCTATTGCTCGGGATCAGCACTGGTTTACTTTCGTTGTTTGCTTGA
- the LOC123102572 gene encoding uncharacterized protein isoform X4, with amino-acid sequence MKLLCLMILQKMVLILCVSPDLSRDEGEFDKALLKFYLNQKVKCLKRKLSSASRRNVKQSTYFPTCSTFTRYSGKFFSGVVAGMCPRYQNVIQTYGMGYLLNFVRTEVPLRLVKWLASRFDVPSSEFQFERKFIPMTKYDIHNILDLPVDGEPLVSDPESGRDFILSHFNVSSIPPVSFFANKLKSTEVELSDEDIFICFMIVALSSFLCPNSSLSPSPKYLHIFRDCSSLCNYDLSGYVYEWLLSSIKKFKNSTKVASKRSVTFGGCHYAFVVCYLDQLNFGLHSVPDVKPWILAWRGNKVKQFSELDRNNSRSYGKRPLKRLFAPVNPQKSIEKSSASKDGDVPLCSDMLFEMNVQKSFGARFGFEAAQVVINLVQSRNKDKPKLFVEWSQSLVIDVLECLSLSTLNAKSVPIPKVYSSEGHSLNKFSFGAKSVSIQSFIGERKCETVVEKSSPEVQQQIPNLNEASPFVSGVVSVGGFHNPVVLSSSSRAPKVCDEGVVNEANVEAAIPVADLSSIKSPSHSIGLSFSFLLFKFLYSSFSFLFVSCLFFSSPVLVSSLFVGISPSTTRCAIPVVGSTLEPSAGLIKKCEPKSDDNGFQRPTFAQLNRTLSVQSNGDVTNGEPNDKEVDNSFGEPSPLVPIRLSQRFHNALGDVECSQYVVERFMNSLDPRNYEDCVEMAALPNFKVSKSTHCSSHPTNEVKELQDDIQIVGTSSFAARCQQLSRSNDVAYNKLKNFTAPQSTSCNPRKQQAISSPEVEILSSGSAPRPPSAAPVPKAHAQSSIVLSGSSHGHVPRRMIVPGRYTSDPYVAQGNKFPVANQERRHHLAMVEIGTHETWCKFEAIRYDRAYCSYRNLATLKSKEDVDNFLILCVCRYLFKQSHPSASKKHFFFSYIGETILSGVNIEIVANAFHGANSAFAMWRSNLLFFLLLGISTGLLSLFA; translated from the exons ATGAAGCTTTTGTGCCTAATGATTTTGCAGAAGATGGTTCTCATCCTGTGTGTGTCTCCG GATCTATCTCGAGATGAAGGAGAGTTCGACAAGGCTCTTTTGAAGTTCTATCTCAATCAA AAAGTAAAATGCTTAAAGAGGAAACTATCATCTGCTTCTAGGAGGAATGTG AAACAATCTACTTATTTCCCCACTTGTTCCACTTTCACTAGATATTCTGGGAAGTTCTTCTCTGGTGTTGTTGCTGGAATGTGTCCTAGGTATCAGAATGTCATCCAGACATATGGCATGGGCTATCTCTTAAACTTTGTTAGGACCGAGGTCCCCCTTAGGCTAGTGAAGTGGCTTGCTAGTAGGTTTGATGTCCCTTCATCTGAATTCCAGTTCGAAAGGAAATTTATCCCAATGACCAAGTATGATATCCACAATATCCTTGACCTCCCAGTAGATGGTGAGCCACTTGTGTCTGATCCTGAGTCTGGACGTGATTTTATCCTGTCTCACTTCAATGTTTCTAGTATTCCTCCTGTCTCTTTCTTCGCCAACAAGCTTAAATCCACCGAAGTCGAGTTGTCTGATGAAGACATTTTCATTTGCTTCATGATTGTTGCGTTGTCCTCATTCCTTTGTCCCAACTCTAGCCTCAGTCCTAGCCCGAAGTACCTGCATATTTTCAGGGATTGTTCTTCTCTGTGCAACTATGATTTGTCCGGATATGTTTATGAGTGGTTGTTGAGCAGCATCAAAAAGTTCAAGAATTCCACTAAAGTTGCTTCTAAAAGATCAGTGACGTTTGGTGGTTGTCACTATGCTTTTGTT GTTTGTTACCTTGACCAACTTAATTTCGGTCTCCATTCTGTCCCTGATGTCAAGCCCTGGATTCTAGCATGGAGAGGTAACAAAGTTAAGCAATTTTCAGAGCTTGACAGAAACAATAGCCGCTCTTATGGCAAGAGGCCTCTAAAGCGGTTGTTTGCTCCAGTTAATCCGCAG AAGTCTATCGAGAAATCTTCAGCAAGCAAAGATGGTGATGTTCCCCTTTGTAGTGACATGCTTTTTGAAATGAATGTGCAGAAATCCTTCGGTGCTCGTTTTGGGTTTGAG GCTGCTCAAGTAGTCATAAACCTTGTTCAATCTAGGAACAAAGACAAGCCCAAGCTATTTGTAGAATGGTCACAGTCCCTTGTAATTGACGTTCTAGAATGCTTATCACTCTCTACTCTAAATGCCAAATCTGTCCCGATACCTAAAGTTTATTCAAGTGAGGGTCATTCTCTCAACAAGTTCTCTTTTG GCGCCAAGTCTGTCTCTATTCAATCTTTCATTGGTGAGAGGAAGTGTGAGACTGTTGTTGAGAAATCATCTCCTGAAGTCCAGCAGCAAATCCCCAATTTGAATGAAGCTTCTCCTTTTGTTTCTGGTGTTGTTAGTGTTGGGGGTTTTCACAACCCAGTAGTTTTATCTAGTTCATCTCGAGCTCCTAAAGTGTGTGATGAG gGCGTGGTAAATGAGGCAAATGTTGAAGCTGCAATTCCAGTGGCGGATTTATCTTCTATAAAAAGTCCTTCTCATTCTATAGGTCTGAGCTTTTCTTTTCTCTTATTTAAATTCTTGTATTCttcattttcctttttatttgtgtcttgtttatttttttcttcaCCTGTGCTTGTATCTTCTCTTTTTGTAGGTATATCCCCTTCAACGACGCGGTGTGCAATTCCTGTTGTTGGTTCTACTTTGGAGCCCTCAG CTGGTCTTATTAAGAAATGCGAACCCAAGTCCGATGATAATGGTTTCCAAAGACCCACTTTTGCTCAGTTAAATCGCACTCTTAGTGTTCAATCTAATGGCGATGTTACCAATGGTGAGCCCAATGATAAAGAGGTCGATAATTCTTTTGGAGAACCGTCCCCTCTGGTTCCTATTCGCTTGTCGCAGCGTTTCCATAATGCG CTAGGTGATGTTGAGTGCTCTCAGTATGTTGTTGAAAGATTTATGAATTCGCTGGATCCCCGAAATTATGAG GATTGCGTTGAAATGGCCGCTTTGCCTAATTTTAAAGTTTCCAAGTCAACTCACTGCTCAAGCCACCCTACTAATGAG GTTAAAGAGCTACAAGACGACATTCAAATTGTAGGCACTTCTAGTTTTGCTGCTAGGTGTCAACAGCTCTCAAGATCTAATGATGTTGCTTACAACAAGCTCAAGAACTTTACAGCACCTCAATCAACTAGTTGTAATCCTAGGAAGCAACAA GCTATTTCTAGCCCAGAAGTAGAGATCTTGTCATCCGGGAGTGCCCCTAGACCTCCTTCAGCTGCTCCTGTTCCTAAAGCTCATGCACAATCTTCCATTGTTCTTAGTGGTTCATCTCACGGTCATGTACCTCGGAGGATGATTGTTCCTGGCAGATATACCTCAGATCCATATGTTGCTCAGGGTAATAAGTTTCCTGTTGCTAATCAAGAAAGGCGTCACCACCTTGCAATGGTGGAAATAGGAACGCATGAAACTTGGTGCAA GTTTGAAGCAATTCGATATGACCGAGCTTACTGTAGCTACCGAAATCTTGCAACTTTGAAGTCCAAAGAAGATGTGGATAATTTCTTGATTCTGTGTGTCTGTCGTTATCTTTTCAAACAATCTCATCCATCAGCTTCAAAGAAGCACTTCTTTTTCTCTTACATTGGG GAAACCATTTTGAGTGGTGTTAATATTGAGATTGTAGCTAATGCATTTCATGGTGCAAATAGTGCTTTTGCAATGTGGAGAAGTAATCTG CTTTTTTTCCTATTGCTCGGGATCAGCACTGGTTTACTTTCGTTGTTTGCTTGA